Proteins found in one Pseudoxanthomonas sp. SL93 genomic segment:
- a CDS encoding GNAT family N-acetyltransferase, translated as MSIVIRDVREHELDSVLALNNNAGLAILPLDSAKVRRFYEQAEYFRVAERDGNLAGFLVGFGSGADHDSSNFGWFRERYPQFFYIDRIVVASRRRGGGVGRAFYADVQSYAELRHPQLACEVFLDHGADPALLFHGSFGFREVGQHMMGEANVRASMLMKELCSYPWVRETYGDALPDVPWTRTRTLAHPGAQRPTGT; from the coding sequence ATGTCGATTGTCATCCGCGACGTGCGCGAGCACGAGCTGGATTCCGTCCTAGCCCTCAACAACAACGCCGGACTGGCCATCCTGCCACTGGACTCGGCCAAGGTGCGCCGCTTCTACGAGCAGGCGGAGTACTTCCGCGTCGCCGAGCGCGACGGCAACCTCGCCGGCTTCCTGGTCGGGTTTGGCTCCGGCGCGGACCACGACAGCAGCAACTTCGGCTGGTTCCGCGAGCGCTACCCCCAATTCTTCTACATCGACCGCATCGTCGTGGCCAGCCGTCGCCGCGGTGGCGGTGTCGGCCGCGCGTTCTATGCCGACGTGCAGAGCTATGCCGAACTGCGCCATCCGCAGCTGGCCTGCGAAGTGTTCCTCGACCACGGCGCCGACCCGGCGCTGCTCTTCCACGGCAGCTTCGGATTCCGCGAAGTCGGCCAGCACATGATGGGCGAAGCCAATGTGCGCGCCAGCATGCTGATGAAGGAGCTCTGCAGCTACCCGTGGGTGCGCGAGACCTACGGCGATGCCCTGCCCGACGTCCCGTGGACACGGACGCGTACCCTTGCCCATCCCGGCGCCCAGCGCCCGACGGGAACATGA
- the minE gene encoding cell division topological specificity factor MinE produces MGLFDFLKAKKNTAETAKNRLQIIIAQERNSRGAPDYLPLLRRELLEVIKKYVNVDVDAVKVDLIKDGDHDVLDISVALPEGNN; encoded by the coding sequence ATGGGCCTGTTCGATTTCCTCAAGGCGAAGAAGAACACCGCCGAGACCGCGAAGAACCGCCTGCAGATCATCATCGCGCAGGAACGCAATTCGCGTGGTGCCCCCGACTACCTGCCGCTGCTGCGCCGCGAGTTGCTGGAAGTCATCAAGAAGTACGTCAACGTCGATGTCGATGCGGTCAAGGTGGACCTCATCAAGGACGGCGACCACGACGTGCTGGACATCTCGGTCGCACTGCCGGAAGGCAATAACTGA
- the minC gene encoding septum site-determining protein MinC, producing the protein MTQAHMDYEQAGELKIGQVGIANLRIRTLDVAQLTREMRDRVERAPKLFGRAAVIIDFGGLARMPDVDTAQSLLDGLRSAGVLPVALAYGSRDTEVLAEQLGLPLLAKFRAQYEPTGAAPAPARAPAAEAAPAKPAPAPAAKAADSKPGLVQKTPVRSGQQLYAENRDLTVLSTVGAGAEVISDGSIHIYGALRGRALAGARGNADARIFCREFHAELVAIAGHYKVMEEVPKELRGKAVQIWLDQDQLKIAAQE; encoded by the coding sequence GTGACGCAAGCCCACATGGATTACGAACAGGCCGGCGAACTGAAGATCGGCCAGGTCGGCATCGCCAACCTCCGCATCCGCACCCTCGACGTCGCCCAGCTCACGCGTGAAATGCGCGACCGCGTCGAACGCGCGCCCAAGCTGTTCGGTCGTGCCGCCGTCATCATCGATTTCGGTGGCCTGGCGCGCATGCCCGACGTCGACACCGCCCAATCCCTGCTCGACGGCCTGCGCAGTGCCGGCGTGCTGCCGGTGGCGCTGGCCTACGGCTCGCGCGACACCGAAGTGCTGGCCGAACAACTTGGCCTGCCGCTGCTGGCCAAGTTCCGCGCGCAGTACGAACCGACCGGCGCCGCTCCCGCACCGGCCCGGGCGCCCGCCGCCGAGGCCGCTCCCGCGAAGCCGGCACCGGCGCCCGCAGCCAAAGCCGCCGACAGCAAGCCCGGCCTCGTGCAGAAGACACCCGTGCGCTCGGGCCAGCAGCTGTATGCTGAAAACCGCGACCTGACCGTGCTCAGCACCGTCGGCGCCGGTGCCGAAGTGATCTCGGACGGTTCCATCCACATCTACGGCGCATTGCGCGGTCGCGCCCTCGCCGGTGCGCGCGGCAATGCCGACGCGCGCATCTTCTGCCGCGAATTCCACGCCGAACTGGTCGCCATTGCCGGCCACTACAAGGTGATGGAGGAAGTACCCAAGGAACTGCGCGGCAAAGCCGTGCAGATCTGGCTGGACCAGGACCAACTCAAGATCGCCGCGCAGGAATGA
- the minD gene encoding septum site-determining protein MinD, giving the protein MAEIIVVTSGKGGVGKTTTSASIACGLARRGKKVAVIDFDVGLRNLDLIMGCERRVVYDFVNVTQGEATLKQALIKDKRFETLYVLAASQTRDKDALTKEGVEKVLKDLSDDGFDYVVCDSPAGIEKGAFLAMYFADQAIVVVNPEVSSVRDSDRILGLLDSKTRKAENGETLKANLLLTRYNPARVEGGEMLSIKDVEDVLGLKTLGVIPESGDVLNASNKGEPVILDLESPAGQAYDDTVGRLLGEDRPMRFITLEKKGFFTKLFGG; this is encoded by the coding sequence TTGGCTGAAATCATCGTAGTCACTTCCGGCAAGGGCGGCGTGGGCAAGACCACCACCAGCGCCAGCATCGCCTGTGGCCTGGCGCGTCGCGGCAAGAAGGTCGCGGTCATCGACTTCGACGTCGGCCTGCGCAACCTCGACCTCATCATGGGCTGCGAACGCCGCGTCGTGTACGACTTCGTCAACGTCACCCAGGGCGAGGCCACGCTGAAGCAGGCCCTCATCAAGGACAAGCGTTTCGAGACGCTGTACGTGCTGGCCGCCTCGCAGACCCGCGACAAGGACGCACTGACCAAGGAAGGCGTGGAGAAGGTGCTGAAGGACCTGTCCGATGACGGCTTCGACTACGTCGTTTGCGACTCCCCGGCCGGCATCGAGAAGGGCGCGTTCCTGGCGATGTATTTCGCCGACCAGGCCATCGTGGTTGTGAACCCGGAAGTGTCGTCCGTGCGCGACTCCGATCGCATCCTCGGCCTGCTGGACTCCAAGACCCGCAAGGCCGAGAACGGCGAGACGCTGAAGGCCAACCTGCTGCTGACGCGCTACAACCCGGCGCGCGTGGAAGGTGGCGAGATGCTCAGCATCAAGGACGTGGAAGACGTGCTGGGCCTGAAGACCCTGGGCGTGATCCCCGAGTCCGGCGACGTGCTCAACGCCTCCAACAAGGGCGAACCGGTCATCCTCGACCTGGAGTCGCCGGCCGGCCAGGCTTACGACGACACCGTGGGTCGCCTGCTGGGCGAAGACCGCCCGATGCGTTTCATCACCCTTGAGAAGAAGGGTTTCTTCACCAAGTTGTTCGGAGGTTGA